The following are encoded together in the Juglans microcarpa x Juglans regia isolate MS1-56 chromosome 2D, Jm3101_v1.0, whole genome shotgun sequence genome:
- the LOC121249451 gene encoding transcription factor MYB1-like: MGRRPCCAEEGLNRGAWTAWEDKILINFVKVHGEGKWRDLPQRAGLLRCGKSCRFRWFNYLRPDIKRGNFSLEEEELIIRLHKLLGNRSSMIAGRLPGRTDNEIKNYWNTPNQASSQTPPRVSSSSPPESSARKTVPFLEGFN, from the exons atgggaaGGAGGCCATGCTGTGCCGAAGAAGGTCTAAACAGGGGAGCATGGACTGCTTGGGAAGATAAAATCCTTATCAACTTCGTTAAAGTCCATGGTGAAGGGAAATGGAGAGACCTGCCTCAAAGAGCTG GGTTGTTGCGATGTGGGAAGAGTTGTCGGTTTCGATGGTTCAATTACCTAAGGCCAGATATCAAGAGAGGCAACTTTTCTCTGGAGGAAGAAGAACTCATTATCAGACTACATAAGCTCCTTGGTAACAG GTCGTCAATGATCGCTGGGAGATTACCGGGGCGAACAGATAatgaaataaagaattattGGA ACACTCCCAATCAAGCTTCTTCCCAAACCCCACCTAGGGTTTCTTCCTCATCCCCGCCAGAGTCCTCCGCTAGAAAAACCGTTCCTTTCCTCGAAGGCTTCAACTAG
- the LOC121250660 gene encoding cytochrome P450 72A397-like, giving the protein MNDSVLYSLAFSSVLLLLLYGIVRISYTIWWKPKSLERCIKRQGIRGTSYKPLIGDMKEFVKAITEAWSKPITLNHQIVPRVDPFTLKTVQKYGKISMFWAGTRPRLIIMDPKMIKEVLSNKLGHFQKPPLVPLILILTKGLTTLEGEQWAKRRSIVNPAFHLEKLKGMIPAFTSSCGEMIERWQKTVSPRGACEVDVWPDLKKLTADVISRAAFGSNYEEGKRIFELQNELIILTLEAMLSLNIPGFRFVPTKKNRRRRELDREIKSMLRNVIQRKVNATRTGESRVDDLLGLLLQSNNQNNIPESATATNDSGLSIEEVIEECKQFYLAGQETTSSWLTWTIIVLAMHPVWQEKAREEVLLVCAKNEPNSEAITHLKIVTMILYEVQRLYSPVIAQYQHTYKDAKIGDIFLPAGVDLVLPTLLIHHDPGLWGDDAEEFKPERFSEGVSKASKDQLAFFPFGWGPRTCIGQNFAIIEAKIALVMILQNFSFELSPSYTHAPKTVMTLQPQHGAQIILHPLQ; this is encoded by the exons ATGAATGACTCTGTGCTCTATTCTCTAGCTTTCTCTTCAGTACTGCTTCTACTCCTCTACGGTATTGTGAGGATTTCCTACACAATTTGGTGGAAACCCAAATCGCTAGAGAGGTGCATAAAACGCCAAGGAATTAGAGGCACTTCTTACAAGCCTCTGATTGGGGACATGAAAGAGTTTGTGAAGGCAATAACAGAAGCATGGTCTAAACCCATTACTCTTAATCATCAGATTGTTCCTCGTGTGGACCCGTTCACCCTAAAGACTGTCCAAAAATACG GGAAGATATCGATGTTTTGGGCTGGGACAAGACCAAGGCTGATTATCATGGATCCGAAGATGATTAAAGAAGTTCTCTCTAACAAGCTAGGGCACTTCCAAAAGCCTCCACTAGTTCCTCTTATTCTCATTCTGACCAAGGGACTCACAACTCTAGAGGGTGAGCAATGGGCAAAACGCAGAAGTATAGTCAATCCTGCTTTCCACTTGGAGAAACTGAAG GGGATGATACCGGCATTCACATCCAGTTGCGGGGAGATGATTGAACGATGGCAGAAGACGGTTAGTCCTCGAGGAGCTTGCGAAGTTGATGTTTGGCCTGATCTTAAAAAACTTACTGCTGATGTTATATCTAGAGCAGCATTTGGAAGCAACTATGAAGAAGGGAAACGTATATTTGAACTTCAAAATGAGCTGATCATACTAACTCTTGAAGCCATGCTAAGCTTAAATATTCCTGGTTTTAG ATTTGTACCAACTAAGAAGAACAGGAGAAGAAGGGAGCTGGACAGAGAGATCAAATCAATGCTAAGGAATGTAATTCAAAGGAAAGTGAATGCCACGAGGACTGGAGAATCCAGGGTTGATGACTTACTAGGCCTGCTCTTGCAATCTAATAACCAGAACAATATACCAGAAAGTGCAACTGCTACAAATGATAGTGGCTTGTCGATTGAGGAAGTGATAGAGGAATGCAAGCAGTTCTACCTCGCTGGCCAAGAGACAACTTCAAGCTGGTTGACATGGACAATTATAGTCTTAGCTATGCACCCAGTCTGGCAAGAGAAGGCAAGGGAAGAAGTCCTACTAGTCTGTGCAAAAAATGAACCCAATTCTGAAGCTATAACCCACCTCAAGATA GTCACCATGATACTTTATGAAGTCCAGAGGTTATATTCACCTGTGATTGCTCAATATCAACACACTTACAAGGATGCCAAGATAGGAGATATCTTCCTCCCAGCTGGAGTTGATCTTGTACTACCTACATTACTCATCCATCATGATCCTGGACTTTGGGGTGATGATGCAGAGGAATTCAAACCAGAGAGATTCTCTGAAGGTGTTTCAAAGGCATCGAAGGATCAGTTAGCATTCTTTCCATTTGGGTGGGGCCCAAGGACCTGTATTGGCCAAAATTTTGCCATCATAGAAGCTAAGATTGCTCTGGTCATGAttcttcaaaatttctcatTCGAGCTCTCGCCTTCCTACACTCACGCCCCCAAGACTGTTATGACCCTTCAACCACAGCATGGAGCTCAAATCATATTACACCCACTTCAGTAG